One genomic window of Acidobacteriota bacterium includes the following:
- a CDS encoding c-type cytochrome, with translation MNPLRPFEDDPQEQHLRQIGWTTLVALAIAAVFGCWWLYQGVGFFKDEMSFNYTYGPRKAPRIPLPAGTVPRDGMGYDNVDFGLPPLRVTYAPALGAKLYHDQCEFCHAASGRGDAPAGLEYNPAPPNLNQLVPQRTNAQLFAAISNGMVTNSGMATTPSLGPRWHEFRLYLSEAQRDQLVGYVRQRYGSGIPEAPSATTIQEPAYHIVGNPPARLRGQEQGAFPSRPRIETPVPKIPNGPWVVLPNGPVKPKNKKKGAGARGQGAGGGGR, from the coding sequence ATGAACCCCCTGCGCCCATTTGAAGACGATCCCCAGGAGCAGCACCTGCGCCAGATTGGCTGGACCACGCTAGTGGCGCTGGCCATCGCCGCCGTGTTCGGGTGTTGGTGGCTCTACCAGGGAGTCGGCTTTTTTAAGGACGAGATGTCCTTCAACTACACCTATGGGCCGCGCAAGGCGCCGCGCATTCCACTGCCTGCCGGAACCGTGCCCCGCGACGGGATGGGGTACGACAACGTGGACTTTGGCCTGCCGCCGCTGCGCGTGACCTACGCGCCCGCGCTGGGGGCGAAGCTGTATCACGACCAGTGCGAGTTCTGCCATGCGGCCAGCGGCCGCGGCGATGCGCCCGCAGGCCTCGAGTACAACCCGGCGCCCCCGAATTTAAACCAGCTTGTTCCCCAGCGCACCAATGCCCAGCTTTTTGCGGCCATCAGCAACGGCATGGTCACCAATTCCGGCATGGCGACCACTCCCAGCCTGGGGCCGCGCTGGCATGAGTTCCGGCTCTATTTGAGCGAGGCGCAGCGCGATCAGCTTGTCGGCTATGTGCGCCAGCGCTATGGCTCCGGAATTCCGGAAGCGCCGTCGGCGACGACGATTCAGGAGCCGGCCTACCACATCGTGGGCAATCCCCCGGCACGCCTGCGCGGCCAGGAGCAGGGCGCGTTTCCGTCGCGGCCGCGGATCGAGACGCCGGTGCCGAAGATCCCGAACGGGCCGTGGGTGGTGCTGCCGAACGGGCCGGTGAAGCCGAAGAACAAGAAGAAGGGGGCAGGGGCCAGAGGCCAGGGGGCAGGCGGAGGCGGACGATGA